The Manihot esculenta cultivar AM560-2 chromosome 11, M.esculenta_v8, whole genome shotgun sequence genome includes a region encoding these proteins:
- the LOC110626756 gene encoding NADP-dependent malic enzyme → MISLKSNFLSNTGISGSCSPFSAKQRGLVPKAPTSLKIVALNPNREANGSVLMENTLQEIRDGAAVLNTVAGGVRDVYGEDTATEDQFVTPWSLSVASGYSLLRDPRYNKGLGFSDKERDAHYLRGLLPPAVVSQELQVKKMMHIIRQYQLPLQKYMAMMDLQESNEKLFYKLLIDNVEEMLPIVYTPTVGEACQKYGSIFGRPQGLYISLKEKGRILEVLRNWPEKDIQVIVVTDGERILGLGDLGCQGMGIPVGKLSLYTALGGVRPSACLPITIDVGTNNEKLLNDEFYIGLRQRRATGQEYSELLYEFMSAVKQNYGERILVQFEDFANHNAFDLLAKYGTTHLVFNDDIQGTASVVLAGLVAALKLVGGTLADHRFLFLGAGEAGTGIAELIALEMSKQTNKPAEETRKNIWLVDSKGLIVSSRKESLQHFKKPWAHEHEPLKTLLDAVNDIKPTVLIGTSGVGRTFTKEVVEAMASFNERPIILALSNPTSQSECTAEEAYTWTKGRAIFASGSPFAPVEYEGEVHAPGQANNAYIFPGFGLGLIMSGTIRVHDDMLLAASQALAAQVTQENFDKGLIYPPFSNIRKISAQIAANVAAKAYELGLATRLPQPKDLVKYAESCMYSPAYRNYR, encoded by the exons ATGATCTCCTTGAAGAGCAATTTCCTG AGTAACACGGGCATCTCAGGCTCGTGCAGCCCTTTCTCGGCGAAGCAGAGAGGACTCGTTCCTAAAGCTCCAACTTCATTAAAAATAGTGGCGCTGAATCCAAATAGGGAAGCAAACGGCAGCGTCTTGATGGAGAACACACTGCAGGAAATTAGAGATGGAGCTGCTGTGCTTAACACAGTTGCTGGTGGCGTCCGCGATGTATACGGTGAGGATACCGCCACCGAGGACCAGTTTGTCACGCCTTGGTCCCTCTCTGTTGCTAG TGGTTATTCTTTGTTGCGAGATCCACGCTACAACAAAGGACTTGGCTTCAGTGATAAAGAGAGAGATGCTCACTACTTGCGTGGCCTTCTGCCACCAGCAGTAGTTTCTCAGGAGCTCCAG GTGAAGAAAATGATGCACATTATTCGCCAGTATCAACTTCCACTGCAAAAGTACATGGCTATGATGGATCTTCAG GAGAGCAATGAAAAACTGTTCTACAAGCTTCTCATTGACAATGTTGAGGAGATGCTACCTATAGTTTACACTCCAACCGTTGGTGAGGCATGCCAGAAATATGGAAGCATCTTTGGTCGTCCTCAGGGTCTTTACAtcagtttgaaagaaaa GGGTAGAATTCTTGAGGTGTTGAGGAACTGGCCTGAGAAGGATATTCAAGTCATTGTTGTTACTGATGGTGAACGTATTTTGGGGCTAGGGGACCTTGGATGTCAG GGCATGGGGATACCTGTTGGGAAACTCTCTTTATATACAGCACTCGGAGGAGTTCGTCCTTCAGCA TGCCTTCCTATAACAATTGATGTGGGAACTAACAACGAGAAGCTGTTAAATGATGAGTTCTACATAGGGCTCAGACAAAGAAGAGCTACTGGACAG GAATATTCTGAACTGCTATATGAATTCATGAGTGCAGTCAAGCAGAATTATGGTGAGAGAATCCTCGTTCAG TTTGAAGACTTTGCAAACCACAATGCATTTGATCTGCTTGCAAAATATGGTACTACTCATCTTGTTTTCAATGATGATATTcag GGCACAGCATCTGTGGTCCTTGCAGGGCTTGTTGCAGCACTTAAATTAGTTGGAGGAACCCTAGCTGACCATAGATTCTTATTTCTTGGTGCTGGAGAG GCAGGCACTGGAATTGCAGAACTCATAGCCCTTGAGATGTCCAAACAG ACAAACAAGCCAGCGGAAGAGACTCGCAAGAATATTTGGCTTGTGGATTCAAAG GGGTTGATTGTCAGTTCCCGTAAGGAATCACTCCAACATTTCAAGAAGCCCTGGGCTCATGAACATGAACCACTAAAAACACTTCTGGATGCTGTCAAT GACATTAAGCCAACAGTGTTGATTGGAACATCAGGGGTAGGAAGAACATTTACTAAAGAAGTGGTTGAGGCTATGGCCTCCTTCAATGAG AGACCTATAATTCTTGCTCTTTCCAATCCAACCTCACAGTCTGAATGTACTGCTGAAGAAGCTTATACATGGACTAAG GGTCGTGCCATTTTTGCTAGTGGAAGCCCATTTGCCCCTGTCGAATATGAGGGGGAAGTTCATGCGCCTGGTCAG GCAAACAATGCATACATTTTCCCTGGATTTGGTCTAGGTCTGATAATGTCTGGTACAATCCGTGTTCATGATGATATGCTTCTGGCAGCAT CGCAAGCATTGGCTGCACAGGTGACACAGGAGAACTTCGACAAGGGACTCATATACCCACCATTCTCAAACATTAGAAAAATTTCAGCACAAATTGCTGCCAATGTAGCTGCTAAAGCTTATGAACTTG GTTTGGCCACTCGTCTTCCTCAGCCGAAGG